GCACTTGGAGCTGCACAGGGTTTGACTTATCTTCATGAACTTGCTGATCCTCCCATCATACATAGGGATATCAAATCAAACAATGTTTTGCTGGATGAGTGCCTAAACGCCAAAGTTGGTGATTTTGGTCTCTCCAAGTCTATTGTTGATCCCGAAAAAGATCACGTTACCACTCAAGTTAAAGGAACAATGGTGGGTATATACTATCTTCTACTTGTACACTACCATGTTCACTTTATAAAAATGTTAGTACTTAACAGTAAGAAATGGTGTTGTGGCAGGGTTACCTGGATCCAGAATACTATATGAGTCAACAACTGACAGAGAAGAGTGATGTATATAGCTTTGGAGTGCTGATGTTGGAGATTATATCTGCAAGAAGACCAATAGAAAGAGGGAAGTACATTGTGAAAGAGGTCAGAAATGCAATGGACATGACAAAAGTGCTTTGTGGTCTGCATGAAATTATTGACCCCAGCATTGGTCTAGGGGCCTCTAGCAACATTGGGCTTGTTGGTCTGGACAAGTTTGTGGATTTGGCTATGAAATGTGTTTCAGATTCAGGTGTTGAGAGGCCAAAGATGAGTGAGGTTGTGAGAGAACTAGAGAATATATTGCATCATTCATTAGCAGCTGGTGGTTCAAATGATGAATCAGGTTCCATGATTTCTTCCAGTTATGAAGAAGTTAGCAGAGGTAGTTCTAGTTGCCATCCTTACAGCAGTGAGTCCTTTGATTTGAAAGCTGCACTTTCATATCCAAAAGTGGAACCCAAGTAACTAAGTCACTCTTCACTTCCAAGTCAACTTGTTTATCATCTAAGTGTATATAACATAATATAGCTGTTAGCTAATTATGATAGATATTATTGTTGTGttataaaaagaaaacatatatTCATATTCCAAGAGTGAGTAGATTGCAGCTATGAAAAGGCCAACTTTACTACAGAAGAATAATCTAATCAGAGTAAGTACATAATTTCTAACTAATTCATTTATCATCATCAAGTTAGCTATACCTCAGGATAAGGGTTCAATATTCTCATATAAATCACCACATGCATTCAATTCTTGCCTTGTGGAGCTGCTTCCAATCCTTTCAACCTTACCCACTCTCCATTATACTGCTCATATCTTCATATAGGAAAAGGGCACCTTTAACATGTGCACTAATTATAGTCACATGCACATGTTTCTAAGATAGCATGTGAAATTTTCAACTTTTAGTTACGTCTCACTTAACTTGAACACAGATATGTACATCCATCAACTCCCTGATTCTCCACCTTTGCCATTTTCTTCTGTCCCATTCTTTCGTGAAACAAAAGATATGTAATATTATTAATGAAGTACAAGTTAGGATTAGCAGGCCGGGATTTGTAACAATAAAATCATATGTGAATGAACTTAATAAGTGCAAGCAACTATTGATAAACTatatagaaaataatatatagacATATAGCTGTACAAGTACAATATAATAATTATGAGTCACCCTAAAACAATAACTTCATCTTGTAATGATAAAGTTAAACTTAGCTTCTTGTTCGTAAATggattttctttttgtttcatcAGACGGAGAGGAAGAGGATTTGCTGGCATACGTTATTGACTTCTTTAATTTTGTTCCATACTACTACAAAAAATACTACGTGCACGccaaaattacttttttttttagaaatgctatttgtacaccaaaatcagccATTAATGTATTtctgtataaatacatgtgtgatttaatttattttcatagtGTATTTGTATTTCagcatgtattttatactgatgGTTGACTTTAGaggctgattttagtgtacacgtagtataatcctttttttttttgtaactaTTGATCAGTTTACCTAATATTTATTGTAATTAATGAGAATGAATTGTGAAGCGTTGAAGCGTGACTATCAAGTATCAACTCCTagctattttaaattttgaagtGGAAGCACTTCCTAAATATTAAGTAGCTGAAATGCATTATTATTCAGCCACAGTAGTCCCCACAGGAATTTGAAAAGCAAATAAAGGTGGAAATCAATTGGAGGCAGTCCCAGCAATAAAGTTTCTTTAAGTTCCTTCACGTTCTTCCTGCCTATCTTCTTCTCAAAAGATGATCGAGAAACGACAAATAATAACGTCAACGGCGGCATCTAATTccaaattaaaacttaaaagtaaGATGCCGTTTTCTGTTACGTACTTAGTTCCTCCCACTACTTGTCCTTGCTTCAAACTTTAAACTAAATAACTGATACACACACACTCATTAAATTGACAACATAAAGCAAAGGCTTATTGGTtatcactaataattaattaaacatttttttatatatattgcaGTTGCAGTGCCAAAATTGGCTCACTTGattatagtatatatatatatatatatatagttggtGTTACTCTCCTCCAATCTGTTCCCTCCAAACTTTACAAATATATAGAAGTAGGAATTATTTTTGAGGTTCAATTGGCGGACAAGCTTGCTGGGCCAATTTTTTAAGGTTCTCAATAATCATGACCAGTTTTGTGTTAAACCGGTTGACAAAGCACTTGGGCAACCATCCAGCAGGATCCAGCTGAtcatcaaatcaaatcaaataattaaaagaaattaaacatGATTAGTTGGTCCATAATGAAAGAATAATTACGTAGATATATTATATATAGATATTATGTACCTGAACAACATAAGTAACGACACATGAATTATCTTCAAGCTTGTCAACGACCCATCCAGATTGTAGCAAGAGGGCTCTGATGGCATTACTTTGCTTGGGATGTAAGCCAGCAGCAATTTCTTTTGGCAGTGAAGCAACCGCCACCACCAAGGTCCCATCTTGCATGGTCTCACGCCGCTCGTACACTATGAATTCTCTATTCCTGAACAGAGGCTTCGAGTTTTCTCCAAACCTTAGCCGAATTATGCTCAGGTTCTCTTCCAGATCTTTTATGTACCGAGCTTCCACCAGATCCGAGTCCCATTGCTGGCTTAATTAATAattcatcataaaatttaaaaaaaaattaacccaaccaaaatgtattttaaaaatgaaaaataatcgATTTTAACTATGTGAGATATACACTAAAATCAATCAGCAGTATAGA
Above is a genomic segment from Arachis stenosperma cultivar V10309 chromosome 1, arast.V10309.gnm1.PFL2, whole genome shotgun sequence containing:
- the LOC130940607 gene encoding uncharacterized protein LOC130940607; translated protein: MSNSPSPTPCSRSWSISEESLRRYVKFASESCIQELLAASDTNNNNKGNNNINIINSNYDNDGGWKLLTLDNGVEISKRRSGSLHTFRSRWVLPSVSPQQFITVANAIDAAKQWDSDLVEARYIKDLEENLSIIRLRFGENSKPLFRNREFIVYERRETMQDGTLVVAVASLPKEIAAGLHPKQSNAIRALLLQSGWVVDKLEDNSCVVTYVVQLDPAGWLPKCFVNRFNTKLVMIIENLKKLAQQACPPIEPQK